One window of the Planktothrix sp. FACHB-1365 genome contains the following:
- a CDS encoding TIGR03279 family radical SAM protein has translation MIRPAKITTVLPDSIAEEIGFEPGDAIISINGQQPRDLIDYQFLCADEILELEVLDRFGKTHELEIEKDYDQDLGLEFESALFDGLIQCNNRCPFCFIDQQPPGKRETLYLKDDDYRLSFLYGSYLTLTNLSQREWDRIAQLRLSPLYVSVHATEPEVRIRLLKNPRGGQILDQLKWFKKNRLQIHAQVVVCPGINDGQHLEQTLLDLAQFHRGRIPTVASVAVVPVGLTRFRPPEDELIPVTPEKAQEIITQVQNLQQKFQQELGSTCVWIADELFLIAGAELPPESHYQDYPQIGNGVGSIRKFIKEFEQTVRQHPIQSCSIPRQFTWVVGNAVEKAFQPLLNSLNDISGLTVNLVALASQYWGQEITVTGLLTGQDLLQGLKGKPLGDGILLPSVMLKQGEPVFLDDMTVAELAEQLETEIFPVSNVEELISIALKN, from the coding sequence ATGATTCGTCCTGCTAAAATTACAACTGTATTACCTGATTCTATTGCTGAAGAAATTGGCTTTGAACCTGGAGATGCCATTATTTCAATTAACGGACAACAACCTCGTGATTTAATCGATTATCAATTTTTATGTGCTGATGAAATTTTAGAATTAGAAGTTTTAGATCGATTTGGGAAAACCCATGAACTTGAAATTGAAAAAGACTATGATCAAGATTTAGGCTTAGAGTTTGAATCCGCTTTATTTGATGGATTAATTCAATGTAATAATCGCTGTCCGTTTTGTTTTATTGATCAACAACCCCCCGGAAAACGAGAAACCTTATATTTAAAAGATGATGATTATCGCTTGAGCTTTTTGTATGGTTCCTATTTAACCTTAACTAATTTATCTCAACGAGAATGGGATAGAATCGCTCAACTACGCCTTTCTCCGTTGTATGTTTCCGTTCACGCCACCGAACCCGAAGTCAGAATTCGCTTATTAAAAAATCCCCGTGGGGGTCAAATCCTAGATCAGTTAAAATGGTTTAAAAAGAATCGTTTACAAATTCATGCTCAAGTGGTGGTTTGTCCAGGGATTAATGATGGTCAACACCTCGAACAAACCCTCTTAGATTTAGCTCAATTTCATCGCGGTAGAATCCCAACCGTTGCTTCCGTCGCGGTGGTTCCTGTGGGGTTAACTCGGTTTCGTCCTCCCGAAGATGAATTAATTCCAGTTACGCCTGAAAAAGCTCAAGAAATTATTACTCAAGTTCAAAATTTACAACAAAAATTTCAACAAGAATTGGGTTCTACTTGTGTTTGGATTGCGGATGAACTCTTTTTAATTGCAGGTGCAGAATTACCCCCTGAATCCCATTATCAAGATTATCCTCAAATTGGTAATGGGGTAGGTTCTATTCGCAAATTTATTAAAGAATTTGAACAAACCGTTAGACAACACCCAATTCAATCTTGTTCCATTCCCCGTCAGTTCACTTGGGTGGTCGGAAATGCCGTTGAAAAAGCCTTTCAACCCTTGTTAAACTCCTTAAATGACATTTCAGGACTAACGGTGAATTTGGTGGCTTTAGCGAGTCAATATTGGGGTCAAGAGATTACGGTTACAGGTCTATTAACCGGACAAGATTTGCTGCAAGGATTAAAGGGAAAACCATTAGGGGATGGGATTTTATTACCCTCGGTGATGTTAAAACAAGGAGAACCTGTGTTTCTGGATGATATGACCGTAGCGGAACTCGCAGAACAACTGGAAACGGAAATTTTTCCAGTGAGTAATGTTGAAGAATTAATCTCTATTGCGTTGAAGAATTAA
- a CDS encoding undecaprenyl-diphosphate phosphatase: MIFTPDLFLNLGAADVLAQTASSASIGSDINIIEAFFLGLIQGVTEFLPISSTAHLKVIPVMLGWGDPGIAFTAIIQLGSIVAVVWFFWQDLVQVVLGSWQAIQKKDYESVDFRLALGIALGTIPIVFFGLLIKLLIPDYDNSPLRSMVVIAFASIGMAFLLGLAENIGTRKRDFEQLKVRDGVLMGLAEALALIPGVSRSGSTITAGLFIGLERATAARFSFLLGIPAITLAGIVELKTVLVDGIGNIPIFPLLVGLISAAIFSYLSIAWLIRYLQSKSTWIFVWYRLAFGVMILAAVWGGALKNI; the protein is encoded by the coding sequence ATGATTTTTACACCTGATTTATTTTTGAATTTAGGAGCAGCAGATGTATTGGCTCAAACGGCATCTTCGGCTTCAATCGGTTCCGATATTAATATAATAGAGGCATTCTTTTTAGGATTGATTCAAGGAGTAACGGAATTTTTACCCATTAGCAGTACCGCCCATTTAAAAGTCATTCCAGTTATGTTAGGTTGGGGAGATCCCGGTATTGCATTTACAGCCATTATTCAGTTAGGTAGTATTGTGGCAGTGGTGTGGTTTTTTTGGCAAGATTTAGTTCAAGTTGTCCTGGGATCATGGCAAGCGATTCAGAAAAAGGATTATGAGTCTGTAGACTTTCGTTTAGCGTTAGGGATTGCGTTAGGAACCATTCCAATTGTCTTTTTTGGATTGTTAATTAAACTTTTAATTCCTGATTATGATAACTCTCCTTTGCGGAGTATGGTAGTAATTGCATTCGCTTCTATTGGGATGGCATTCTTATTAGGATTAGCCGAAAATATAGGAACTAGAAAACGAGATTTTGAACAGCTAAAAGTCCGAGATGGGGTATTAATGGGATTAGCCGAAGCCTTAGCCTTAATTCCCGGAGTATCTCGATCTGGATCTACCATTACGGCTGGATTATTTATCGGTTTAGAACGAGCAACCGCCGCCCGATTTTCCTTTTTATTAGGAATTCCAGCAATTACTTTAGCGGGAATTGTAGAATTAAAAACGGTGTTGGTTGATGGAATAGGGAATATACCAATCTTTCCTCTGTTGGTAGGTTTAATTTCCGCCGCCATTTTTTCCTATTTATCCATTGCTTGGTTAATTCGTTATTTACAAAGCAAAAGTACCTGGATTTTTGTTTGGTATCGTCTTGCTTTTGGAGTCATGATTTTAGCTGCTGTGTGGGGAGGTGCGTTAAAGAATATTTAG
- the tsaB gene encoding tRNA (adenosine(37)-N6)-threonylcarbamoyltransferase complex dimerization subunit type 1 TsaB has protein sequence MQPISSQPVYGLAIHTSSPDLGLAISNFQDVQRCQSWAIGRDLSTHLHHYLLEFIQPQTWSDLGWIAVAKGPGSFTGTRIGVVTARTLAQQLNIPVFAISSLAAIAWKEQLQRIENQDKNLVIALEMRAQRGQLFVAIYGRNPETNSGLIPQLADCVMSSQQWEQTLASWQIPYHRVKVEAGLGETAMQLLELGYLDWKWGKHSHWSEALPYYGQHPVEFS, from the coding sequence GTGCAACCGATTTCCTCTCAACCCGTTTATGGTTTAGCCATTCACACCAGTAGTCCTGACCTGGGATTAGCCATCAGTAATTTTCAAGACGTTCAGCGCTGTCAATCCTGGGCGATAGGACGGGATTTATCCACCCATCTGCATCACTATTTATTAGAGTTTATTCAACCCCAAACTTGGTCAGATTTAGGATGGATTGCAGTGGCGAAAGGCCCAGGAAGTTTTACTGGAACTCGGATTGGAGTTGTTACAGCCCGCACCTTAGCTCAACAGTTAAATATTCCAGTTTTTGCCATTTCTAGTTTAGCGGCGATCGCCTGGAAAGAACAACTTCAACGCATAGAAAATCAGGATAAAAACTTAGTGATAGCATTAGAAATGCGAGCACAACGAGGTCAACTTTTTGTGGCAATTTATGGTCGAAATCCAGAAACCAATTCCGGGTTAATTCCCCAATTAGCGGATTGTGTAATGTCCTCTCAGCAGTGGGAACAAACCTTAGCATCTTGGCAAATTCCCTATCATCGGGTAAAGGTAGAAGCAGGATTAGGAGAAACCGCAATGCAATTATTAGAATTAGGATATTTAGACTGGAAATGGGGAAAGCATTCTCACTGGTCTGAAGCATTGCCTTATTATGGACAGCATCCTGTAGAATTCTCTTAG
- a CDS encoding serine/threonine-protein kinase, whose amino-acid sequence MSYCFNPNCSNPQNLADGKFCQNCGSKLLLSSVSDQAESVVYRGIQLIGQGGFGRTFLVVDESQPLTPYCVIKQFFPQGRNARKATELFEQEAKQLKILGQHPQIPTELGYFEQDGYQYLVQEFIEGKNLAQELQEKGVFTEEKIWFILKDLLPILQFVHENKVIHRDIKPENIIRRFNTKKPIGNLVLVDFGAAKLVTGGMLPKTGTMIGSAAYTAPEQLMGKAVFSSDLYSLGVTCIHLLTNVPPFDLFDSAEGNWVWRDYLKAPVSDELGYILDKMLQGATRNRYNSAAAILRQINPKPDYVPVMPGLKINPETGFKPLPEQPEFIQPSASIPNISDVSEPAVSEEKVPELPPPKLLNKINLISGILQKRLEPYGIIQVSVNQNHINQLTIVLNRDKNRSVKYKELVPIIGYELTYCQINNLEKVKLLGRVNNQNVPEWTSSLKLDRKTKIRNQMIRFQNQKFLWNLFQLTTRTFWSQQIKKKEFWLDLLMVAMIIFIFSDKIIILKPIMALVIAGGFWGVKHQVTHTNTLQLNQLFATITTLFLMFGWLNLRIWADGMFGIILAGLFISMPIFFSRNPS is encoded by the coding sequence ATGAGTTATTGTTTTAATCCGAATTGTTCTAATCCGCAGAATTTGGCTGATGGCAAGTTCTGTCAAAATTGTGGTTCTAAATTATTGTTGAGTTCTGTTTCTGATCAAGCTGAGTCTGTTGTTTATCGAGGGATTCAATTAATTGGACAGGGGGGATTTGGTCGGACATTTTTAGTGGTTGATGAGAGTCAACCCTTAACACCTTATTGTGTGATTAAACAATTTTTTCCTCAAGGAAGAAATGCGAGAAAAGCCACAGAATTATTTGAACAAGAAGCTAAACAATTAAAAATCTTGGGGCAACATCCCCAAATTCCCACAGAGTTAGGTTATTTTGAACAAGATGGCTATCAATATTTAGTTCAAGAATTTATTGAAGGAAAAAATTTAGCTCAAGAATTACAAGAAAAAGGAGTATTTACTGAAGAAAAAATATGGTTTATTTTAAAAGATTTGCTACCTATTTTGCAGTTTGTTCATGAGAATAAAGTCATCCATCGAGATATTAAACCCGAAAATATTATTCGTCGTTTTAATACGAAAAAACCGATTGGAAATTTAGTTTTAGTAGATTTTGGGGCTGCTAAATTAGTCACTGGGGGAATGTTACCTAAAACCGGAACCATGATTGGAAGTGCCGCCTATACTGCCCCAGAACAATTAATGGGGAAAGCTGTTTTTTCCAGTGATTTATATAGTTTAGGAGTGACTTGTATTCATTTACTAACTAATGTTCCTCCCTTTGATTTATTTGATAGTGCAGAAGGAAATTGGGTTTGGCGAGATTATTTAAAAGCGCCTGTCAGTGATGAATTAGGATATATTTTAGATAAAATGTTGCAGGGTGCAACCCGTAATCGTTACAATTCGGCGGCAGCAATTTTACGCCAAATTAATCCTAAACCGGATTATGTTCCAGTAATGCCGGGATTAAAAATAAATCCTGAAACGGGATTTAAACCCTTACCAGAACAGCCTGAATTTATTCAGCCTTCTGCTTCTATTCCGAATATTTCTGATGTTTCTGAACCTGCGGTTTCTGAAGAAAAAGTTCCTGAATTACCCCCACCAAAACTCTTAAATAAAATTAACCTAATTTCAGGAATTCTTCAAAAGCGTTTAGAGCCCTATGGGATTATTCAGGTGAGCGTCAATCAAAACCATATCAATCAGTTAACGATTGTTTTAAATCGAGATAAAAATCGCTCTGTAAAATATAAAGAGTTAGTTCCAATTATCGGATATGAATTAACCTATTGCCAAATCAATAATCTTGAGAAAGTCAAACTTTTAGGGCGAGTGAATAATCAAAATGTTCCTGAATGGACATCTTCGTTAAAACTAGATCGAAAGACAAAAATTAGAAATCAAATGATCCGATTTCAGAATCAGAAGTTTCTTTGGAATTTGTTTCAATTGACAACTCGAACATTTTGGAGCCAGCAAATTAAAAAGAAAGAATTCTGGCTTGATCTGTTAATGGTTGCCATGATTATCTTTATCTTTAGCGATAAAATTATTATCTTAAAACCCATCATGGCTTTAGTGATTGCGGGAGGATTTTGGGGTGTTAAACATCAAGTCACTCACACCAATACTCTGCAACTAAATCAACTGTTTGCAACGATTACCACTCTATTTTTAATGTTTGGCTGGTTAAATTTAAGGATTTGGGCGGACGGAATGTTTGGTATAATCCTAGCGGGCTTGTTTATTTCCATGCCCATCTTTTTTTCCCGCAATCCTTCTTAA
- a CDS encoding Ycf34 family protein, whose amino-acid sequence MCICVNCHYVDRCTTYHAVETQHQERHLTDNPTFEPTEPTINVNIRTPNDYEIEMEWDVVGCLSFKEEKGKWAKLRPGELVPT is encoded by the coding sequence ATGTGTATTTGTGTGAATTGTCATTATGTTGATCGCTGTACCACCTACCACGCCGTAGAAACCCAGCATCAAGAACGCCATTTGACGGATAACCCCACCTTTGAACCCACCGAACCCACCATTAACGTCAATATCCGCACCCCTAACGACTATGAAATTGAAATGGAATGGGATGTAGTCGGATGTTTGAGTTTTAAAGAAGAAAAGGGTAAATGGGCGAAATTAAGACCAGGGGAGTTAGTTCCAACTTAA